CTCGCCGGGCTTGGGCAGCTGACGCTTCACGGGTGACATGGCGGGCCTTTCAGAAGATGCGACGATGCACGGCCATTGAGAGGTCTGACCTCTAGCGCACGCTATTCGAGCGGCCCTAGGCTGTCAAGCGGAAGCGAAAGGCGGTGACGGACGATGACGGACCGACCCACCACGCTCCCGACCGGCTCCGCACCGCTCTGGCAGCCGGTGAAGAAGGCACGCGCCCACGAGCTCGTCATCGAAGCCATCGAAGACCGGATTCTCTCTGGAACCCTTCAAGTCGGCGATGCGTTGCCGCCGGAGCGGGAGCTCGCCTCCTGCCTGGAAGTCAGCCGGGCCGGCGTGCGAGAAGCCGTTCGCGTGCTCGAGGCTCAGGGCGTGCTGCGTTCACAGCCCGGGGCGGGCGCCGCTGCGGGGACATTCGTGGCGGCGCTGCCCCGCGATGCACTCACCCGCTTCCTGCGTCTGCATGTCGCACTGTCGAACTTCACGATTCAGGACGTGACCGACGCGCGTGTGGTGCTCGAGCGCGCCAGCGCGGCATCCGCTGCGCGCCACCTCGACGACATAGCGCGATCGCAGATGGTCGACGCGCTCGACCGCATGGATCAGCCGCATTCCTCGCGCGACTCGTTCAATGAGGCCGACACGCAGTTTCACCTCGCGATCGCCGAAGCCTCGGGCAGCGCGTTGTCCGCGGCGCTGACCGCCGCGATCCGCAGTGCGATGAAGGTGCCGATCCTGCGCGCCGCCGAACGCACCGAAGAATGGCCCGAAGAATCGGATCGCCTCCGGCGGGAACACCGCGCGATCTTCGCGGCCATCGACGGCGGAGATCCCGATCGCGCGGCCGACCTCGCCGAAGCACACATCCGGCGCGCGGCATCCGTGCTGTTCGGGTTGCCCGCCGCACCCGCGCAATAGATCAGCCGACGACGGCATCCGCCGCGTGCGCGGTGCGGATGCCGCGATCCGGCCGCACCCCAACGGCGATGAGCCAGACGGCGAACCAGATCTCGAAGCCGAAGACGGGCACCGCCGCGATCGCTGCGACGACGCCGTTCAGAGGGATGGCTCCGGCCAGTTGCAGCC
The sequence above is a segment of the Microbacterium sp. PM5 genome. Coding sequences within it:
- a CDS encoding FCD domain-containing protein, whose product is MTDRPTTLPTGSAPLWQPVKKARAHELVIEAIEDRILSGTLQVGDALPPERELASCLEVSRAGVREAVRVLEAQGVLRSQPGAGAAAGTFVAALPRDALTRFLRLHVALSNFTIQDVTDARVVLERASAASAARHLDDIARSQMVDALDRMDQPHSSRDSFNEADTQFHLAIAEASGSALSAALTAAIRSAMKVPILRAAERTEEWPEESDRLRREHRAIFAAIDGGDPDRAADLAEAHIRRAASVLFGLPAAPAQ